The Georgenia sp. TF02-10 genome window below encodes:
- a CDS encoding SIS domain-containing protein, which produces MPVATPAAPLRPVPDDFTARIETALGTRPQIEALVDRATRAGLDNIFLVGCGGSLFGFGPLRVLLDRSPIPAFTVNADELLTRRPAALGARSFVVISSTNGGTAETARAAAHARDVGATVVGVTQDPMSVVGRACPELVLHEGIEAKQIVLSLIGWSLLRALDAAPDHTEAMTALQAAPGAFRSAIEEFEVDLDRIAAALHSEPVVYVLGSGALESAANTLAMCYLQEMQWKHAVPVGSGEFLHGPFEMATEDLPVIVLIGEDPTRPMGERVLRFLERYTDKVHVVDGAMLSLPGVPEGMRPFVGTLVVSSTLLGRLAEHFEAWSGHSLKDRRYMWKVDY; this is translated from the coding sequence ATGCCTGTCGCCACCCCTGCCGCTCCCTTGCGCCCGGTCCCGGACGACTTCACTGCCCGTATCGAGACGGCCCTCGGCACTCGCCCCCAGATCGAGGCCCTCGTCGACCGGGCCACAAGGGCCGGCCTGGACAACATCTTCCTGGTCGGCTGCGGCGGCTCCCTGTTCGGCTTCGGACCGCTCCGGGTCCTGCTCGACCGCAGCCCCATCCCGGCGTTCACCGTCAATGCCGACGAGCTGCTCACACGCCGCCCGGCCGCCTTGGGTGCCCGCTCGTTCGTCGTCATCAGCAGCACCAACGGCGGTACCGCCGAGACCGCCCGTGCCGCCGCGCACGCCCGAGACGTCGGCGCCACGGTCGTCGGTGTCACCCAGGACCCCATGAGCGTGGTCGGGCGCGCCTGCCCTGAGTTGGTCCTGCACGAGGGCATCGAGGCTAAGCAGATCGTCCTGTCCCTCATCGGCTGGTCACTGCTGCGGGCCCTGGACGCGGCACCTGACCACACCGAGGCGATGACCGCGCTCCAGGCGGCGCCTGGCGCGTTCCGCTCGGCGATCGAGGAGTTCGAGGTCGACCTCGACCGCATCGCCGCGGCCCTGCACTCCGAGCCGGTGGTCTACGTCCTCGGTTCCGGCGCCCTGGAGTCGGCCGCCAACACTCTGGCCATGTGCTATCTGCAGGAGATGCAGTGGAAGCACGCTGTCCCGGTGGGGTCAGGGGAGTTCCTGCATGGCCCGTTCGAGATGGCGACCGAGGACCTGCCGGTCATCGTGCTCATCGGCGAGGACCCCACCCGGCCCATGGGAGAGCGCGTGCTGCGGTTCCTCGAGCGGTACACCGACAAGGTGCACGTCGTGGACGGCGCCATGTTGTCCCTTCCCGGCGTGCCGGAGGGGATGCGCCCGTTCGTCGGCACCCTCGTCGTCTCAAGCACCCTCCTGGGCCGGCTCGCGGAGCACTTCGAGGCATGGTCCGGCCACTCCCTCAAGGACCGCCGCTACATGTGGAAGGTCGATTACTGA
- a CDS encoding Gfo/Idh/MocA family oxidoreductase, giving the protein MSIRTAVIGYGTGGRHFHAPFLAADSAFHLDTIVTADARRAEAARADHPGTDVVADLDTLLERAGDLDLAIVATPPARHAEQAHAALDAGLHVVVEKPLSLTGKEGSELLDHAAEAGRVLTVFQNRRWDGDFRTVRRLIEEGRLGHVRRFESRFEWWKPEEPKVWKAAAQASEGGGILFDLGPHLLDQALQLFGPVEDAHAELVRYRSGDGADDDAFVALRHTCGVTSHLWMNGLAPQLGPRFRVLGSQAGFTTYGLDPQEPALKAGASPTDPGFGERPREQWGVLGRTGEEQPVPTDPGDYAAFYRGLAATLREGDPPPVDAHDSLAVIELIQALHQQFPLRRAD; this is encoded by the coding sequence GTGAGCATCCGCACCGCCGTCATCGGCTACGGCACCGGTGGACGCCACTTTCACGCCCCGTTCCTGGCAGCCGACTCCGCGTTCCACCTCGACACCATCGTCACTGCCGATGCCCGGCGGGCAGAGGCGGCCCGAGCAGACCACCCCGGTACGGACGTCGTCGCCGACCTCGACACGCTCCTTGAGCGGGCCGGTGACCTCGACCTCGCCATCGTCGCCACGCCACCGGCCCGCCATGCCGAGCAGGCGCACGCTGCGCTCGATGCCGGCCTGCACGTCGTCGTAGAGAAGCCGCTATCGCTCACGGGGAAGGAGGGCAGTGAGCTCCTAGACCACGCTGCCGAGGCCGGCCGGGTGCTCACCGTGTTCCAGAACCGGCGCTGGGACGGCGACTTCCGCACAGTCCGCCGCCTCATCGAGGAGGGCCGGCTTGGTCATGTCCGGCGGTTCGAGTCCCGCTTCGAGTGGTGGAAGCCCGAGGAGCCGAAGGTATGGAAGGCCGCCGCGCAAGCCAGTGAGGGTGGTGGCATCCTCTTCGACCTCGGCCCGCACTTGCTTGACCAGGCGCTCCAGCTCTTCGGGCCGGTCGAGGACGCCCACGCCGAGCTGGTCCGGTACCGGTCCGGTGACGGGGCCGACGACGATGCCTTCGTTGCGCTCCGCCATACGTGCGGAGTGACCTCCCACCTTTGGATGAACGGGCTGGCCCCCCAGCTGGGCCCGCGGTTCCGCGTGCTCGGCTCGCAGGCCGGCTTTACAACCTACGGCCTGGACCCGCAGGAGCCGGCCCTCAAGGCCGGCGCCTCACCCACCGACCCCGGCTTCGGGGAGCGGCCCCGCGAGCAGTGGGGCGTTCTCGGCCGCACCGGCGAGGAGCAGCCCGTGCCCACCGATCCCGGCGACTACGCGGCCTTCTACCGTGGCCTGGCCGCAACCCTGCGCGAGGGTGACCCACCGCCCGTCGACGCCCACGACAGCCTGGCCGTCATCGAGCTCATCCAGGCCCTCCACCAGCAGTTCCCCCTGCGGCGCGCCGACTGA
- a CDS encoding amino acid ABC transporter ATP-binding protein, with product MSSATTAVSTDAPTYEGSSLDLINLSMAYGEFKVIRDITVNVPAGTTTCIIGPSGSGKSTLLRGVNRLHEPKGGDVLIAGESALRVHPDRLRQRIGMVFQHFNLFPDHTALQNVALALRKVKGMGKAEALAIARERLDEVGLGPRADHRPRDLSGGQQQRVAIARALAMQPEVMLFDEVTSALDPELVKGVLTLMASLASRGMTMVVVTHEMNFARKVADQVVFMDEGEVVEAGPPARLFDDPQSGRLRTFLSEVL from the coding sequence ATGAGTTCCGCGACTACGGCCGTCTCCACCGACGCACCCACCTACGAGGGCTCAAGCCTCGACCTGATCAACCTCTCGATGGCCTACGGCGAGTTCAAGGTCATCCGGGACATCACGGTCAACGTCCCGGCCGGCACCACCACCTGCATCATCGGGCCCTCCGGCTCGGGCAAGTCCACGCTGCTGCGTGGCGTCAACCGCTTGCACGAGCCCAAGGGCGGCGACGTGCTCATCGCCGGTGAGAGCGCGCTGCGCGTCCATCCTGACCGGCTGCGCCAGCGGATCGGCATGGTGTTCCAGCACTTCAACCTCTTCCCCGACCACACCGCCCTGCAGAACGTGGCGCTCGCGCTGCGCAAGGTCAAGGGCATGGGGAAGGCCGAGGCGCTGGCCATCGCCCGGGAACGGCTAGACGAGGTCGGGCTGGGGCCCCGCGCCGACCACCGGCCCAGGGACCTCTCCGGCGGTCAGCAGCAGCGGGTGGCCATCGCTCGGGCGTTGGCGATGCAGCCGGAGGTCATGCTCTTCGACGAGGTCACGAGCGCCCTCGACCCGGAACTGGTCAAGGGCGTGCTCACCCTCATGGCCTCGCTGGCGAGCCGCGGCATGACGATGGTCGTGGTCACCCACGAGATGAACTTCGCCCGCAAGGTCGCCGACCAGGTCGTCTTCATGGACGAGGGCGAGGTCGTGGAGGCCGGGCCACCGGCGCGACTGTTCGACGACCCCCAAAGCGGCCGGTTGCGCACCTTCCTTTCGGAGGTGCTGTGA
- a CDS encoding amino acid ABC transporter permease, with protein sequence MNDWLELLGRTFLDFDAMWQVFPQMLGTGLKNTLIISAAATIIGLVLGMLLAIMGISRSPWLRLPARVYTDVFRGLPAILTILLIGQGFARFSQEIFGPSPYPLGILALSLIAAAYIGEIFRAGIQGVDKGQLEACRALGMSYAKAMRLVVVPQGVRRVLPALVNQFIAIVKDSSLVYFLGLLVTERELFRVGQDAAVLTGNLSPLVLAGAFYMVITVPLTHLVNYFDNRFRTGRRPAAPTSGLMEVHEMDRKVSALQHGENT encoded by the coding sequence ATGAACGACTGGCTGGAGCTGCTCGGGCGCACCTTCCTCGACTTCGACGCCATGTGGCAGGTCTTCCCACAGATGCTGGGGACCGGCCTGAAGAACACCCTCATCATCTCGGCAGCAGCCACCATCATTGGGCTCGTGCTTGGCATGCTGCTGGCGATAATGGGAATATCGCGCAGCCCGTGGCTGCGGCTACCCGCGCGCGTCTACACGGACGTCTTCCGCGGCCTCCCGGCGATCCTGACAATCCTGCTGATCGGTCAGGGCTTCGCCCGGTTCAGTCAGGAGATCTTCGGGCCATCGCCGTACCCGCTCGGGATCCTCGCCCTCTCGCTCATCGCCGCGGCCTACATCGGCGAGATCTTCCGCGCCGGCATCCAGGGTGTGGACAAGGGCCAGCTCGAGGCCTGCCGGGCCCTCGGCATGAGTTATGCCAAGGCGATGCGACTGGTCGTCGTCCCCCAAGGCGTGCGGCGTGTCCTGCCCGCCCTGGTCAACCAGTTCATCGCCATAGTCAAGGACTCCTCACTGGTCTACTTCCTCGGCCTGCTAGTCACCGAGCGTGAACTGTTCCGTGTCGGCCAGGACGCAGCCGTCCTCACCGGCAACCTGTCCCCGCTCGTCCTGGCAGGCGCGTTCTACATGGTGATTACGGTGCCGTTGACGCACCTCGTCAACTACTTCGACAACCGCTTCCGCACCGGCCGGCGTCCGGCAGCTCCCACCAGCGGGTTGATGGAAGTCCACGAGATGGACCGCAAGGTCTCCGCCCTCCAGCATGGAGAGAACACATGA